In Gossypium raimondii isolate GPD5lz chromosome 12, ASM2569854v1, whole genome shotgun sequence, a single window of DNA contains:
- the LOC105764356 gene encoding probable ribose-5-phosphate isomerase 2 translates to MAIAWSETAASMEALSLSPPMSPPVILTQDELKKIAAYKAVEFVESGMVLGLGTGSTAKHAVDRIGELLRQGKLSNIVGIPTSKKTQEQAVSLGIPLSDLDNYPTIDLAIDGADEVDPHLNLVKGRGGSLLREKMVEGACKKFVCIVDESKLVKHLGGSGLALPVEIVPFCWKFTANKLQKLFQGSDCVAKLRNDGEGKPFVTDNGNYIVDLYLKKEMGDLQVASDAILRIAGVVEHGMFLDMATTVIVAGELGITIKDK, encoded by the coding sequence ATGGCGATTGCTTGGTCTGAAACTGCTGCTTCAATGGAGGCTTTATCTTTGTCTCCTCCTATGTCCCCACCCGTCATCCTAACCCAAGACGAATTGAAAAAAATCGCCGCTTACAAAGCCGTTGAGTTCGTTGAGTCGGGTATGGTTTTGGGTCTGGGCACGGGTTCGACAGCCAAACACGCCGTGGATCGAATCGGGGAGTTGCTCCGGCAAGGCAAGCTCAGCAACATCGTAGGAATTCCCACATCGAAGAAAACGCAGGAACAAGCTGTTTCTTTGGGCATCCCACTTTCAGATCTCGACAACTATCCCACCATTGATTTAGCCATCGACGGGGCGGATGAAGTGGACCCGCATCTCAATCTGGTGAAAGGGAGAGGTGGGTCGCTTTTAAGAGAGAAAATGGTGGAAGGAGCATGCAAGAAATTTGTTTGTATTGTTGACGAATCCAAATTGGTTAAACATTTGGGAGGGAGCGGTTTGGCTTTGCCGGTTGAAATCGTTCCCTTTTGCTGGAAATTTACTGCAAATAAGCTCCAAAAGTTGTTCCAAGGGTCGGATTGCGTGGCCAAGCTGAGGAATGATGGTGAAGGGAAGCCATTTGTGACAGATAACGGGAATTACATCGTGGATTTGTATTTGAAGAAAGAAATGGGGGATTTGCAGGTTGCAAGCGATGCTATTTTGAGGATTGCGGGTGTGGTTgaacatgggatgtttcttgatATGGCCACCACTGTTATTGTTGCAGGTGAGCTTGGAATTACTATCAAGGATAAGTAG